The following are encoded in a window of Chionomys nivalis chromosome X, mChiNiv1.1, whole genome shotgun sequence genomic DNA:
- the LOC130868415 gene encoding melanoma-associated antigen B17-like, which yields MPRGNKSKGHSHGKGHQAHGASQCPKGAQPTVVKESASLPIGQANSPSSSKASTSQGAAFPASPVAGVSCTGSEIDGEASDVHVVGGSPHAFTQPICIDPLTKKVNMLVEFLLEKFQKSEQFTEDDMLKVVSKKYKTQFSDILRKSSSRMEMLFAMRLKKINPDSQSYAIVSKLGLSTAEILSGKRGLPKMGLLMTILVLIFTKGHRATEEEIWQFLSVLGVYAGRKHFIFGEPRKLITKDLVEQNYLEIHKMSGGKSPRYDFLWGSRSHVETSKMKVLEVWARINDTVPSFFPTPYVEALKDQMEREEQTSPALDTASVYPRCICCSSSHT from the coding sequence ATGCCTAGGGGCAACAAGAGTAAAGGCCACTCTCATGGCAAAGGTCATCAAGCACATGGGGCTAGCCAGTGTCCCAAGGGTGCTCAACCAACTGTAGTGAAAGAATCAGCATCTCTTCCTATTGGCCAAGCTAATTCCCCAAGCTCTTCTAAAGCATCCACTTCTCAGGGAGCTGCGTTTCCTGCCTCTCCTGTGGCAGGTGTATCCTGCACAGGCTCTGAAATAGATGGTGAGGCTTCTGATGTCCATGTTGTTGGGGGAAGTCCACATGCCTTCACTCAGCCGATATGCATAGATCCTCTTACCAAGAAGGTTAATATGTTGGTAGAGTTCCTGCTGGAGAAGTTTCAGAAGAGTGAGCAGTTTACAGAAGATGATATGCTGAAAGTGGTCAGCAAGAAATACAAAACGCAGTTTTCTGACATCCTCAGGAAATCTTCTTCCCGCATGGAAATGCTCTTTGCAATGCGATTGAAGAAAATCAATCCAGATAGTCAGTCCTATGCCATTGTCAGCAAGCTAGGTCTCTCCACTGCTGAAATTCTAAGTGGCAAGAGAGGGTTGCCAAAGATGGGTCTCCTGATGACCATCTTAGTTCTGATATTCACAAAAGGCCATCGTGCCACTGAGGAAGAGATCTGGCAATTCCTGAGTGTGTTAGGAGTATATGCAGGAAGGAAGCACTTTATCTTTGGGGAGCCCCGAAAACTCATCACCAAAGATCTGGTTGAGCAAAATTACCTTGAGATCCATAAGATGTCTGGGGGTAAATCCCCAAGATATGATTTCCTCTGGGGTTCCCGGTCCCATGTAGAAACCAGCAAAATGAAAGTGCTAGAAGTTTGGGCTAGGATTAATGACACTGTTCCTAGCTTCTTTCCTACTCCATATGTAGAAGCTCTTAAAGATCAAATGGAGCGAGAAGAGCAGACATCTCCAGCCTTGGACACGGCCAGCGTTTATCCCAGGTGCATATGCTGCAGCTCCTCTCACACATAG